The following proteins come from a genomic window of Thiothrix winogradskyi:
- a CDS encoding acetyl-CoA C-acyltransferase family protein, translating into MMSRDVVVLSAVRSAIGAFGGSLADMDASELAGAVMKESVARSGVDPQEISYVTVGNCIPTDSRYAYVSRVASIQAGLPMESVAMQVSRLCSSGLQGIVTTAQNIMLGDADYGIGGGVEVMSKGAYMLPALRSGARMGDTSAIDSMVAVLTDPFGVGHMGITAENLATKWNISREDQDAFALESQRRAAAAQADGRFVSQIVPIVKKTRKGDVIFDTDEHLKPNTTLESLAKMRPAFKKDGSVTAGNASGINDGAAFFVLAAADVALNAGHKPMARLVSYALAGVPNDIMGEGPIPASKLALKKAGLKLDQMDVIESNEAFAAQSLAVAKGLELDLAKTNPNGGAIALGHPVGCSGAFIATKAVYELQRTNGKYALVTMCIGGGQGIAAIFERL; encoded by the coding sequence ATGATGAGTCGAGATGTTGTTGTATTAAGCGCCGTGCGTTCTGCGATTGGTGCATTCGGTGGTTCATTGGCAGATATGGATGCCAGTGAGTTAGCGGGCGCGGTTATGAAGGAGTCTGTGGCACGTTCTGGTGTGGATCCGCAAGAAATTAGCTATGTGACGGTGGGTAATTGTATCCCTACCGATTCTCGCTATGCTTATGTATCTCGCGTGGCGTCGATTCAGGCGGGTTTGCCGATGGAATCGGTAGCGATGCAAGTGAGTCGTTTGTGTTCATCCGGTTTGCAGGGGATTGTGACTACCGCACAAAACATTATGTTGGGTGATGCCGATTACGGTATTGGTGGTGGTGTTGAGGTGATGTCCAAAGGGGCATACATGTTGCCAGCCCTGCGTTCTGGGGCACGTATGGGTGATACCAGCGCAATTGACAGCATGGTCGCCGTGCTGACTGACCCATTTGGCGTTGGGCATATGGGGATTACCGCTGAAAACTTGGCAACTAAATGGAATATCAGCCGTGAAGACCAAGATGCATTCGCGCTGGAATCTCAACGTCGGGCGGCGGCAGCGCAAGCGGACGGTCGTTTTGTGTCACAAATCGTGCCTATCGTGAAGAAAACGCGCAAAGGCGATGTAATCTTTGATACTGACGAACATCTCAAACCGAATACTACGTTGGAATCGTTGGCGAAAATGCGTCCTGCCTTCAAAAAAGACGGTTCGGTAACTGCCGGTAATGCGTCTGGTATCAACGATGGCGCGGCGTTCTTCGTCCTGGCAGCGGCTGATGTGGCGCTGAATGCGGGTCACAAACCGATGGCACGTTTGGTGTCTTATGCCCTCGCAGGTGTTCCCAACGACATCATGGGTGAAGGTCCGATTCCAGCGTCTAAATTGGCGCTGAAAAAAGCCGGTTTGAAACTGGATCAAATGGATGTTATTGAATCCAACGAAGCGTTTGCAGCGCAATCTTTAGCAGTGGCTAAAGGTCTGGAATTGGATCTGGCGAAAACCAACCCGAACGGCGGTGCGATTGCCTTGGGTCATCCGGTCGGTTGTTCAGGGGCATTCATCGCGACGAAAGCCGTGTATGAATTGCAACGTACCAATGGCAAGTACGCGCTGGTGACGATGTGTATCGGTGGTGGTCAAGGTATTGCGGCGATCTTTGAACGTCTCTAA
- the argB gene encoding acetylglutamate kinase codes for MSSKSHDTASILMEALPYIQKYSGKTIVVKYGGNAMTDPALQQSFARDIVLLKQVGINPVVIHGGGPQIGNLLKQIGKESHFVDGMRVTDAETMDVVQMVLGGLVNKQIVNMINQAGGRAIGLTGKDGNMIIARKLVLERKAAENQPSEIIDLGHVGEVTEIDASVVRMLEEDRFIPVIAPIGVGRDGTSYNINADIVAGKMAEVLNAERLLLLTNTPGVLDKQGVLIETLSQADIQNLIADGTIQGGMLPKLACATDAISAGAKSASIIDGRVPHALLLELLTDQGVGTMVTP; via the coding sequence ATGAGCAGTAAGTCCCATGATACTGCATCCATTCTAATGGAAGCACTCCCTTACATCCAAAAATATTCCGGCAAAACCATTGTGGTCAAATACGGCGGCAATGCCATGACCGACCCAGCATTGCAACAAAGTTTTGCCCGCGACATCGTGCTGCTTAAACAAGTGGGGATTAACCCGGTGGTTATTCACGGCGGTGGCCCGCAGATCGGCAACTTGCTCAAGCAAATCGGCAAGGAAAGCCATTTCGTGGATGGAATGCGCGTCACTGATGCCGAAACGATGGATGTAGTGCAAATGGTGCTAGGTGGTTTGGTCAATAAGCAAATCGTCAATATGATCAATCAGGCAGGCGGACGCGCGATTGGTTTGACCGGCAAAGATGGCAATATGATCATTGCCCGCAAGCTGGTACTGGAACGCAAAGCCGCCGAAAACCAACCCTCTGAAATCATTGACCTCGGACACGTCGGCGAAGTCACTGAGATTGATGCCAGTGTGGTGCGCATGTTGGAAGAAGACCGTTTCATCCCCGTGATTGCCCCCATTGGCGTAGGGCGTGACGGCACGAGTTACAATATCAATGCTGACATCGTGGCGGGCAAAATGGCGGAAGTTTTAAATGCCGAACGTTTGTTGTTACTAACGAATACCCCCGGTGTACTCGACAAGCAAGGTGTCTTGATAGAAACCCTGAGTCAGGCAGACATTCAGAACTTGATCGCCGACGGCACGATTCAAGGCGGCATGTTACCCAAACTCGCGTGTGCTACGGATGCGATTTCAGCAGGGGCGAAAAGCGCCAGTATTATTGATGGTCGAGTGCCGCACGCATTATTGCTGGAACTGTTGACGGATCAGGGCGTGGGGACGATGGTGACACCTTGA
- a CDS encoding DUF3144 domain-containing protein, producing MSKKQSNSQDNDPEFWDLAEKFIELANTSVDTSDLGKVGAAMLYAAARFNTFVVAASSIDRKEFIEDADDTMDYLSKQFRHMLGDNLRDFKDNYKVYIKHSDDENA from the coding sequence ATGAGCAAGAAACAAAGCAATTCGCAAGACAATGACCCGGAATTCTGGGACTTGGCAGAGAAATTTATTGAGTTGGCGAATACCTCGGTCGATACCAGCGATTTAGGCAAGGTCGGCGCTGCCATGTTGTATGCAGCGGCGCGTTTCAATACCTTCGTGGTCGCTGCTTCGTCCATTGACCGCAAAGAATTCATCGAAGACGCTGACGACACGATGGATTACCTCAGCAAACAATTCCGCCACATGCTCGGCGATAACCTGCGTGATTTCAAAGACAACTACAAGGTTTACATCAAGCATTCTGACGACGAAAACGCTTAA